The Triticum aestivum cultivar Chinese Spring chromosome 3A, IWGSC CS RefSeq v2.1, whole genome shotgun sequence genome includes a region encoding these proteins:
- the LOC123059524 gene encoding cationic peroxidase SPC4-like, which translates to MVCARTASAPLLAAALVAALAVACSLVSGAYAAAEQEAAGAGGNDLRLRQPPITRGLSFDFYKRSCPMAESIVRHFVRDAVRKDVGLAAGLLRLHFHDCFVQGCGRARVMHACRAATGPGEQRAPPNLTLRPSAFKAINDIRDRLERECRGAVVSCSDILTLAARDSVVATGGPEYRVPLGRHDSPRFATPQDVLSGLPATTSAVPSLLDVFHNHSLHLDATDLVALSGGHTVGLGHCASFEGRLFPRPDLLRRLRRTCPAKGTDARTVLDVHTPDVFDNKYYVNLVNLEGLFVSCQDLFTIVERLARSQRYFFSQLGASITTGKSRFPVC; encoded by the exons ATGGTTTGTGCTAGGACGGCCAGTGCTCCTCTGCTCGCTGCAGCACTAGTAGCGGCGCTGGCAGTGGCCTGCTCGCTGGTGTCTGGGGCTTATGCGGCGGCAGAGCAggaggccgccggcgccggcgggaaCGACTTGAGGTTGAGGCAGCCTCCGATCACGCGCGGCCTGTCCTTCGACTTCTACAAGCGGAGCTGCCCCATGGCCGAGTCCATCGTGCGCCACTTCGTCCGGGACGCCGTCCGCAAGGACGtcggcctcgccgccggcctcctccgcctccacttccacgactgcttcgtccaG GGGTGCGGCCGTGCCCgcgtcatgcatgcatgcagggcTGCGACGGGGCCGGGGGAGCAGCGGGCGCCGCCCAACCTCACGCTCCGCCCCTCCGCCTTCAAGGCCATCAACGACATCCGGGATCGGCTGGAGCGCGAGTGCCGCGGCGCCGTCGTCTCCTGCTCCGACATCCTGACGCTCGCCGCGCGCGACTCCGTGGTCGCCACCGGCGGGCCCGAGTACCGCGTGCCGCTCGGCCGGCACGACAGCCCGCGGTTCGCCACGCCGCAGGACGTGCTGTCCGGCCTCCCCGCGACCACCTCCGCCGTGCCGTCCCTCCTGGACGTCTTCCACAACCACAGCCTCCACCTCGACgccaccgacctcgtcgcgctcTCCGGCGGGCACACCGTGGGGCTCGGGCACTGCGCCTCCTTCGAGGGCCGCCTCTTCCCGCGCCCCGACCTCCTCCGCAGGCTGAGGCGAACGTGCCCGGCCAAGGGCACCGACGCGCGCACCGTGCTGGACGTGCACACGCCCGACGTGTTCGACAACAAATACTACGTCAACCTGGTGAACCTGGAGGGGCTCTTCGTGTCCTGCCAGGACCTCTTCACCATCGTGGAGCGCTTGGCGCGCAGCCAGCGCTACTTCTTCAGCCAGTTAGGCGCGTCCATCACTACAGGAAAATCTCGGTTTCCCGTGTGTTAG